The genomic DNA CGCCGGAGCATCCGGGACGCAAGCGCGAGTACTGCCTCTTCACCGACCTGGACGGTGAGCCGAGGTACTTCGGCACCCACCTGCGCTTCACACCCGACGAGGGGCGGGTGCACTTCCGGTTCGTGAAGGAGACCCGGCGGGTCCACATCGCCCACATCGGGCGGAAACTCGGAATTTGAGCGCCCACGGGGGTCAGCCCGGCCGCCCCGACTAACGTAGCCGGTGAACGGCCGCCCACCGGCCCCACCAGCACCAAGAAGGAGCGCGCGTGCGTCCCACCCTCGCCGCCGACCAGGTACGGGACAGTCTGAGCCAGTACCTCGCGACGACGTACGCGCTGGCCGACGAGAGCACGCGCCGGGCCCTGGAGAACTTCCTCGGCGACCCCGAGGACGGCATCTTCCGCGGCCCCTACCTCCGCGTCCGCACACCGTTCCGGACCGCCGACGGCACGGACTGGAAGCGGCACCTGACCTGGTACCCCGACCTGACCCCGTACCGGCACCAGGAGCGGGTCTGGGAACGACTGTCCACGCTGCACGGTCCGGCGCGGCCTACCCTCGTCACCACCGGCACCGGGTCCGGGAAGACCGAGTCGTTCCTGATTCCGCTGCTCGACCACTGCTACCGCGCACGGCAGGCCGGCCGGGAGGGCGTCAAAGCGATCCTGCTCTACCCCATGAACGCCCTCGCCACCGACCAGGCCCACCGCATCGGTGAGCGGCTCGGCGATCCCAAGGACACCCGGCTGCGCGACGCGGGCGTGCGGGCCGCGCTCTACATCGGCGACACGCCGTCGCAGGAGTTCAAGCAGGCCAACCCGATGATCACCGTCGACCGGGACGAGATCCGGCGCACCGTACCGGACATCCTGATCACCAACTACAAGATGCTCGACCTGCTCCTCCAGCGGCCCGAGGACCGGCGGCTGTGGCAGGACCCGGCGCTCGCCTACGTCGTCCTTGACGAGTTCCACACCTACGACGGCGCCCAGGGCACGGACGTCGCGATGCTGCTGCGCCGCCTCGGGTCGGTCACCGGGCTTGCCGAAACCGGCCGCCCACTGGGGCCGGTCTGCCCCGTCGCCACCTCCGCCACCCTCGGCGAGAACGGCACCGGCAACGGCCGGGTGGGCATGAGGGAAGTCGCCGAGCAGGTCTTCGGCGTACCGTTCCCGCCCGACGCGGTCGTGGGCGAGGACCGGCGCTCCACCAAGGACTTCACCGGCGAGAGCGACTTCGGCCTGCCGTTCCCCTCGCCCGAGGAGGTCGACGCTCTCGGCGACCCCACCCGTGACGCCGGCGCCATGGACGACCTCGTGGCCGGGTTCACCGGTCTGAGCGGACCGAGCCCCGAGGAACTCGGGGCCGTGCTGCGCCGCCACCGGCTGACCGCGGCCGTCCTGGAGATCCTCGACGGCACCCCGAAGACCCTCGCCGAGATCACCGAGGTACTGCCCCGCTACGCCTACCACTGGGGCGTGGCCGTACAGCAGCGCCCGCGTCTCGCCGCCCGCGCCCTCGCCCGCTACGTCGCCCTCCTGTCGTACGCCCGCGACCCGGAGCACCCCGGACGGCCGTTGCTGTCCGTCGAGATTCACCACTGGGTCCGCTCCGTATCCCGGGTGCTGCGCGGCATCGGCGTGGCACGCGCCGAGTTCCGCTGGGACGACGAACGGGTGACCGCCCGCGGGGGCCTGGCCCACAAGGGCCCGGGCCCGGCCGCCCGGCGCTCCCCTTACGACGGGGAGGAAGCGGCCCTACCGCTCGACGCCGCCGGACAGGGGGTCGTACCCGCCGACGACAGTGCGCCGCCGCCCGCCGAGGTCTTCCTGCCGGCCGTCTTCTGCCGAGAGTGCGGACGTTCCGGCTGGGCCGCGTACTCACCGGAGGTCGACCCCGCCGACCTCGACCTGAACGCTACGAAGATCCGCCGCGCCTCGGTCGGGCGCGACAAACGCCGGGTGCGCAACATGATCGCTGCGACCCCGCGCGAGGTGCACCAGGCGGCCTACGGGGCCGGACCCGAACGCCGGCGCGGCGGATCCACCGTAATGGTCCTGGAGGGCAGCGGCGGACGGCTGCGGCCCCTGTCGCCCGAGACCGACTTCACCGACGCGGAGGGTCCGGAGGACGCGGACGGGCCGCTTCGGCCACGGGCCCCGCACAACGCCGCGTTCGTCCACGCCGACCTCGCGGGCGAACGGGCCGCCGAACGCGACCAGTGCCCCGCCTGCCACACCGCCAACTCCATCCGATACCTCGGCACCGGCCTCGCCGCGCTCGCCGCCGCCGCCATCACCCAGCTCTTCACCGGCGGCGAACTCGACAGGAACCTCAAGGAGAACAAGACCCTTCTCTTCAACGACTCCGTCCAGGACGCCGCCCACCGCGCCGGATACGTCGCCAGCCGCTCCTACACGTTCTCGCTGCGCGCCCTCCTCGCCAGCCGCATCGACGAGAACGAACCGATCACCCTGAACGACCTGGCCGCCGACCTGATAGAGGATGTCGTCGACAGCAAGGCCGTGCAGGCCGCCGTCATCCCGCCGGACCTGCACCCGGTGCGGGGCGTGGACACGCTGCTGTCCGGCCGCAGCCGTGGCTCCAGACCCACGTGGGAACTGATCGCGCAGCGCCTGGCGTTCGCCACCGTCATGGAGTTCGGTCTGCGGTCCCGGCAGGGCCGCACCCTGGAACTCACCCGCACCGTCGCCGCCGACGTGCCCCTGACGGACCCGGATGCCGCGGCGGACCTCGTACGGGAGCTCCTGCTCACCACGCCTGGAGAGATCGCCTTCGCGGACGGGTCGGTCCCCGGGCCCGACCAGTACGTCGGATTCTTGCGCGGTCTGCTGGAACGCATGCGCATCCGGGGTGCCGTCCGACACGCCTGGCTGGACCCCTGGCTGGACCAGGCCGGGGTGCGCCGGTGGGCGATCTGGGGCGGGCGCGAGACCGGGATGCCCGCCTTCCCCCGGGGCGTGTCTGCGCCCGCCTTCCTCCTCGGCACTCCCAAACAGGGCAGCGAGGACTTCGACGTACTCACTGGCCGCCTCGGCTGGTACCAGGACTGGGCCGTACGTTCCCTCGGCCTGCGACCGGACACGGCCGCCGCCTTCCTGACACGGCTGCTGCCCGCGCTCGCCGACCTGGGCGTCGTCTCCGTACGCACCGCGCTCGACGGCGCCACCCGCGTCTACGGACTCCAGCCCGGCCATATCCAGGTCCGCAAACTCGCCGACGACGCCCTTCCCGACGCCACCGCGCACTGTCCGCAGTGCTTCTGGGAACAGACCGTCCACCCAGACCTCGCCGACCAGTGGCACGGTCGGCCCTGCCCCCGCTATCGCTGCGACGGCATCCTGAACATCGGCCGTGACCTGGACAGCGGACTGCGTCAGCGGGACTTCACCGACGACTTCTACCGGCGCATGTACCGCGAGGCCGGCGTCTTCACCATCAACACCGCCGAGCACACCGGTGCCCTCAGCCGCGCCCGGCGCGAGACGGTGGAGAAGGCCTTCCGCGACGGAATCGACGTCCACTACGCCAACCCGCAGGTGCTGTCCTGCACCCCCACCCTCGAACTCGGCATCGACATCGGCGATCTCTCCGCCGTCGTTCTGGCCTCCCTGCCCAAGGGCCCGGCCAACTACATCCAGCGCGTCGGACGGGCGGGCCGCGCCACCGGCAACGCCTATCTGCTGACCATGGTCGACCGGGGCCCGCGCGACCGTTATTATCTCGAAGATCCTCGACTCATGATCGCCGGGGACGTCCTGCCGCCCGGCTGCTACCTGTCCGCCGCCGAGATCCTGCGCCGCCAATACCTGGCCCACCTCCTCGACCTCGCGGGCGCCGGACGGCTCACCGCTCCCGACGGGACGCCCCTGCGGCCACTGCCGGCACGCGCCACCGAACTGTTCGGAACCTCGGCCTGGCAGGCCGAGTTCGCCGAAGCCGCCCTCGCCGACGGCCCTCAGCTCGTACGGAACTTCCTGGACCTCTTCCCGTCCTACGACGAGACTCGTGGCACCGGCGTCGACCCACAGGCCCGCGCGGCCCTCGTCACCTACGCCACCGACCCGGGCGAAGACGGACTCGGCGGTGCCCTGCAATCGGCGCGCCGGCGCTGGGAGGACCGCCGCGCCGAACTCCAGCGCCGGACCGAGGCCATCGACCGGGCGCACGGACTGCTCGTCGCCGGCGACCCAGACCACGAACGGCAGGGCCGTGAACTGCGTGCCGAACGCCGGGACGTGGCACGTGTAGCCCGCGACATCGTCCGTACCACCGCGCACGGCGCGCTTGTCGATCTCGGTCTGCTGCCCAACTACAGCCTGATCGATTCCGCCACCGAACTCGAAGCCACTCTCACCTGGACCGAGAAGACCGCCGACGGCCGGCGCGAGAACCACAACAAGACCATCCCGCACCGCCGTCCCGCCCGCCTCGCCCTCACCGAGTTCGCGCCCGGCAACCACTACTACGCGCAGGGCTACAAGCACCGCGTCACCGGACTGGACATCGGTAGTTCCGGCCGCCCGGCCTGGCTCTGGTGGCGGATCTGCCCCGACTGCGGCCACGTCCGCACCCACCGGGCCGAACAGGACGCCTCCCTCTGCCCGCGCTGCCGCTCTGCGGCCATCGGAGACGTCGGCTGCCTGCACAAGGTGCTGGTACCGCGCCGCGTTACCTCCCGGGACGAACGCGACGACGTCCGCGTACGCGACGACAGCGACGAACGGGAGCGGCGGCATTACACCGTCGTCCCCGCCGTCGACATCGACGCGCGCGATGTCGAACAGGCCTGGAAACACCAACACGCCACCTTCGGCTGGGAGTTCACCAGACAGGCGCACATCCGCCACATCAACGTCGGAGCCACCCGAGTGGAGGGCGGCACCGATACGGCCTTCGCCGGACGGGAGATCCGCCTCAACCCCTTCTGGGTGTGCGACGCGTGTGGCTTCGCCGACCCGGACGGCGGACCCGCCGTGCACGACGCGGGCGACACGTCCACGACCGCCAAGTACCACCGGCCCTGGTGCCCCAGGCGTCGTGCCGATGCCGCCACGGCACGACGGGGCGAACGGGTCCTGCTCGCCCACGAACTGCGCACCGATGCCCTGCGCATCCTCATCCCCGCTGTCACCGCGTACACCCAGGAACGCCTCGCGTCCTTCAAGGCGCTGCTGCTGGCCGGTATCGCCCGCAGCTACGGCGGCGACCCCGACCACCTCGCCGTCGTCACGGACTCCATGCCCGACGAGGGTGGCGAGGCGGCGCACCGCCGCCATTTCCTCGTGCTGTACGACACCCTCCCCGGCGGCACCGGATATCTGCACCGCCTCGCCGGCCGGGACGGACTCAAGGGCGTTCTGGAGGACGCACGCGAGGTCGTCGAGACCTGTGTGTGCGTGACACAGGGCCGGACCGCCTGCCACCGCTGCCTGCTGCGGCACGTCACCGACAGCGAGTACGAACTCGTCTCCCGCGAGCATGCCCTGGACATGCTGGGCGACCTGTTCGGCCGGACCGCCGACGGGTGGAGCGTCGGACCGGTCGCCACCACGCGGGACATCACCCTGGTCCACCAGGTGGAGAGCGAACTGGAGGCCCTCTTCCGGCGCGGGCTGCTGGAGTGGGCCGAGCAGGTGGACGACGTCAGCGTCCGCACCGCGCTCACCGCCGACGGCACCAGGGACACCACCCTGCGCTTCACCGCACCCGACGGAACCGTCCGCGGCTGGCGGATGGAGACCCAGACCCCGCTCGGCTTCACCCGGCCGGACGTCGTCTTCCGCAGCACCGACGACGACCGCCGCGTCGCCGTCTACCTCGACGGGTACCGCTATCACGCGAGCCCCGCGCACCTCACCGCCGAGGAGGACACGGCCAAGCGCACCCGGCTGCGCACGGAGGGCTGGCAGGTCTTCCAGCTCACCTGGGACGACGTGCGGGCCTGGACCGGGCAGGCCAGGCCGCCCGCCGACCCCGCGTGGAAGCCGTACCCGAACACGGCGCAGAAGGCGGCCATGGACGTTCACCGGCGCATGCACGCCGGAGACACCCGCGACCTGCCGCGCCTGATGTGGGCCAACCCGGTGGACACACTGATCGGCTACCTCACCGACCCCGACCCCGGCCTGTGGCGGCGGCGCACCCAGAGCACGCTCGCCGGCTTCGCCGCCGTGTCGGCCACCAGCAGAGCCCTGACCGACGGCGAGGACATCGCACGCGGGATCGGCGAGGCGCTGCATGGGCGGCGGCTCGCCGGGGGACATGGTGCCGTCCAGGTCATGGCGACCCGGGACACGTCGGGATGCCCGCTCACCATCGTGCTCGACCTGCGCAGGGGACAGACCGGGGCGGCCTGGACGGCGCTGACCGTACTCGACGACGACACAGAAACGGCCGCGGAGGACGAGGCCGCCCATCGCAGGCGCTGGCAGGCATGGCTGTACTGGAGCAACCTGCTCCAGTTCCTCGACGCGGGCGAGGGGGACGGAGTCCAGCTCACGACGGGCATGCTGCCCGGATTCGACCCGGCCGGGTTGGCGGTGACCGGGGGAGCCGGATGGCTCACCTCGCAGCGCCGGGCGCACGAAGCGGCGGCGGGCGGGCCGGTGCCGGAAACGGACCGAGCGGGCGCCGCCGAGCAGGCCCCCGCGGCTGTACGCGATCCGGCCTGGGACGAGGTCATCGAGTTCCTCGTCGACGATCCCGGGCTGCCCGCTCTCGCCCGGTCGCTCGCCGACCGGGGCCTGCCCGCACCGGAGGCCGGCTTCGAGCTGGGAGCAGCCGCCTGGCCCGCCGAACTCGCCTGGCCCGCCCCGCGCGTAGGCGTCGTTCTCGCACACCGGCCGGACCCGGTGACCGCACGGGACATCGACGCCGAACAACGGGACCGGGTCTACCGGGAGGCGGGCTGGCAGGTCCGTACCGCGACGGAATGGGACGCTGACGAACTCGCCCGGCTGGTGAACGGCGACGCACCCAGGGCGACGAACGAGCACGAGGAGAACGAGCGATGACGGTCACCGGCACGCCGAGGACGGGCGTGACCCTGCGCCTGCTCGACAAGGCCGACAAGGAAATCGTCAGACTGGACCGCGCGGTTCTCGGGGCGTTCTACAAGTTCCAGCACGACTTCCGCCGCAACCCCGACGCAGGCGGGTTCCAGCTCAAGCAGCTGGAAGGCCACGACCGGCTCTGGTCGGCGCGCGTCAACCGGGAGTGGCGGGCCCTGATGATCCGCCTCGGCGGCGACGACTGGCTGCTCGTCTCGGTCAAGCACCGCAGCCACGTCCACCAGAATCTGAGCCGGTTCAACTACGGCATCAACCACATCACCGGCGCCATCGAGTACGTCGACCTCCAGGTCGTCGAGGAGGGCGCGCTCCGCCGTGAACTCACGCCGGAGCATGCGGACGTGCTGGGGCTTCAGGGCATGCCGGAGTCGGCGAAGACACCGGAGCCGGCGGAGAAACCCCTCTTCGCCGCGTACACCGACGAGCAGCTCGCGGACCTCGGCGTCGCCGGGCCGCTCATCCCGCTCGTCCGGAAGCTCACCACGGACGACGAACTGCTCGGTCTCGCCGAGTACGCCCCCCGCCACACCGGGGAAGTCCTCCTCCGGCTGCGCGACGGCGTCCCGTACCAGGAGGTCATGGAACAGGTCACCGCGCCCGTCGCCGTGACCGAGCCGGAGAAGAACCTGGACACCGACGACTGGCAGGCGGCGCTCGACCGCTCGCAGACCGTGGTGATCACCGACGACGAATCACTGCAGAGCATCCTGGAGGAGGGCGATTTCGGACGCTGGAAGGTCTTCCTGCACCCCACCCAGGAGAAGCTGGTCCACCGGCACTACTCCGGCCCCGCGCGGGTCGGCGGCGGCCCGGGGACGGGCAAGACGATCGTCGCCCTCCACCGCGTGTGCCATCTGGTGCGACAGCTCCCGCCCGGCCGCACCCGGCCCGTCCTGCTCACCACGTTCAACCGGAACCTCGCCGTGGACCTGCGGTCCCGGTTGCTTTCCCTCGGCGGCCCCGAGGTGCTGGCCCGCGTCGACATCACCCATGTCGACCAGCTCGCCACCCGCATCGTCAGCGAGGCCGACCCGGGCAACGCGAAGCGGCGGATCGACGACACGGCCGCGCTGCGCGAGTGGCGGGCGCTGCTGGTGGAAGCCGGGGAGTCCCGCTGGAGTGCCGAGTTCCTCAGTGACGAGTGGAACCAGGTGATCCTCGGCCAGGCGGTGGCGTCCAGGAGCGAGTACTTCACCGTCCGGCGGGCCGGGCGAGGCCGCAGTGTCACCCGTGCCGAACGCGCCGGCATCTGGCAGCTCGCCGAACGCTTCACCCAACGTCTGGAGACCAAGGGACTGGAGACACACCGCCAGGTCGCGGAGCGGGCCGCACGGCTGGAGACCGCCCGCCGGGCCAGGATCGACCGGCTGTCGGAGGAACGCGAGGAGCGCGGCGGTCTTGAGAACCGCCACGTCGAGGCCGGCTCCGGTGCCCGGTTGAAGCACCGCTACCGGCACATCGTGGTCGACGAGGCCCAGGACCTCAGCCCCGCCCACTGGAAGATGCTGCGCGCCATGGCGCCCGCCGGGCCCGACGACATCTTCCTGGTCGGCGACACCCACCAGCGGATCTACGACAACCAAGTCACCCTCGGCAGCCTGGGTGTCCACATCCGCGGCCGTTCCTCCCGACTGACCCTCAGCTACCGCACGACCCGGGAGATCCTCCGGGACGCCGTCCGGGTTTTGGACGACATCGACTACGACGACCTCGACGGTGACGTCGACACACTCGCCGGATACCGTTCGGTCCTCCACGGCCGGGCCCCTTCGCTGCGCGGCGCCCGGAGCTGGGACGAGGAGATGGACCTCGTCGTGGATCAACTGCGGGCCTGGCACGACGTCCCCCGCGAGGCCACGGCCATCTGCGTCCCGACCAATGACATGGTCACCCAGCTCGCCGACCGCCTCGCCCGCCGCGGCATCACGGCGACGGAGATCACCCCGGACGGGCCGCGCGGCGACCAGGGCGTCCATATCGGCACCATGTACCGCTTCAAGGGCCTGGAGTACCGCTGCCTGATCATCGCCGGGGTGGCCGAAGGGCTTGTTCCCCGCGCCTCCGTGGACGCGTGGGAATACACGGATCCGAGCCGCCATCAACGGGAGCTTCATCGGGCACGCTCGCTGCTCTTCGTCGCGGCGACCCGCGCCCGTGATGCGCTCGCCATCACCTGGCACGGTGAACCGAGCCGTTTCCTTTCACCACTGCTTCCGACCGAGTGAAAGGGATCCCTTTCCCCGACGGTGGCCGACCGTGAGCACGGCTGCACCGCCCGGCGCGGATCGGGGCCGATGGCCTTGCAGTCATCAAAGGTAGGACGACACGCTGTCTTTGGCTCACGAGCCGGATGTGGCCTGCAACGAAGTTCCACGGACTTCGTACACGTGCGGGCGTTGCCGGGTAGCGTTGGTGACCTTGGGTCTTCTTGTACTTTGTCGCGAATCCCGTGCTGGGATAGTGCTGGGATGACTCTGCATTTCCGCAGGTCAAACGGGTTGCGGTGGAGTTCCGGTTCAACGTCTGAGCGGATGAAATAACACCACGTCGCTGACGTGGCACATATGCAGGTCAGAAGGGGTCGGACTCGGTCGAGTCCGATCCCTTCGTCGTCACCGTGCTGGATGGGTGCTGGATACTCTGACGTGGGGTCAGCGGCAATCAGGGTTCGTAAACAGTGGACCGGTGTCCCACGTGAACGACCCAGACCACCAACTCTCCGTTGTCGATCGTGTAGACGACGCGATGGTCACCGACGCGCAGACGGCGTCGGTCGGGCTGGGACACGAGTGCGGTGGTGTTGAAGCCGAGGGGGTCGGTCTCCAGCTCGGTCAGCTTGGCCAGGATGCGCAGCGCCATGGCGCGAGGGATCTTCCGGAGTTCGGCCTGCGCCTCGGGGCGGAAGACGGTTCGGTGCTCACTCACCGCGCGCCAGCGTCTCCCTCATGATGTCCTCGATCGGGATGCCGGGAGCAGGGTTGGCCATGCGCTCGTCGATGATCCGGTTGATCTCGCGCTCTTCCCACTCCTGGTACTTGCGCAGTACCTCGATGGAGACCACGGCGGCGACTTCCTTGCCCCGGCGCGTGATCACCGTGGGTACGTCGTCGCGATCCGCGCGCTCCACGACCTCGGCCAGATGTGCGCGCACGTCGCGGATGGACTCTATGGGCAGCGGCTGCGTCATGCGCTCAAGCGTACCGAGTGTCCCATGTGTACACAACGGCTGGAATCCGTGGTGCTTCATCGCTCGTCAGGCGGGGTCCGGCTCCTCGGAGTCGGCCCCCGTCCCGGAAGGCCCTCAGCCCGGTGAGCCCCTGAAGCCCCGTCCTTCGAACCAGACGACGGCTTCCGCCGCGATTGTCGGGATCAGCAGTACCGCACAACACACCAAGCCGAACAGCCCGGCCTCGAGCCAGTACACCGGATGCCAGTCCATGCACGCGAGCGGCGGTGAGCAGCCGGTGCCTACCGGGGTGGCCGGTGACCCCTTCTCGGCGTCCCCGGTGGCGACGCAGAGTACGGAGACGACGGCCGAGGCGGACAGCAGGGTCCAGCGGATCCAGTGGGGGCCCCACCACGACGCGATCCATCCGGCGATGGTCACCGCCGGCAGGATCCACACGTAGCCACTGATCATCCGCGCCCGTCCCCGACCACTTCTCCGAAGCCGAGCCGCTCCGGAACCGCTCAGCAGCCTTTCAAAAACCGTGTCGAGCCCCGCCGTCCACCGACACCATCACCCCGGTCACGTACGACGCCGCCGGAGACAGCATGAACGCGCCCGTGCGGCCGAACTCCTCCGGGGTCCCGTAACGGCCGAGCGGGATCGCCGATTCGTTGGCGGCCCGGCTGGCGTCGGGGTCGGCGGACAGGGCGTCCAGTTCGCGCATGCGGTCGGTGGCGATGCGGCCCGGGAGGAGGCCTACGACGCGGATTCCGCGGGGGCCCACTTCGTCCGCGAGGGATTTCGCGAAGCCTGCCAGGCCGGGGCGCAGGCCGTTGGAGATGGCCATGCCGGGGGCCGGTTCGTGGGTCGTGCCGGAGAGGACGAAGCCGATGGTGCCGCCGGGCTCCAGTTCGGCCGCGGCCGCTCGGGCCAGTCGTACCGCCCCCAGGAACACCGATTCGAACGCCGCCTGCCACTGTGCGTCGGTGGTGGCCGCCGTGTCGCCCGCGGGCGGGCCGCCGACGCTGACGAGGATGCCGTCGAAGGCGCCGAACAACTCCCTTGCGGTGGCGATCAGTTGGTGTGGCGCCTGGGGGTTCGAATTGTCTACGGCCACTCCCGCCGCGTTCGGGCCCAGCCCGGCCGCGGCCTCGGCGGCGCGCTTCTCGTCGCGGCCGGTGATGACCACCTTGGCGCCGTCGGCGACCAGTTCGCGGGCGACGGCGTGGCCCAGCCCGCGGGTGGCGCCGGTGAGGACGTACACCCTGTTCTTCAGTCCGAGGTCCATGAGTCCGATTCCCTTTCCCTTTCCCTTTCCCTATCTCGCTCTAGCGGCCAAGGGCCGTGGTGACGACGGCGTCCACCCTCGCCCCCAGCTTGGTGTCGTCCTCCTCCGTCCAGGCCCGGGTGACGTGTCCGTCCGGGCGGATCAGGGCGGCGCGTACGTCCGCCCAGGCGGGCCGGGTCCGGTCGGGCGCACCGGTGTGCACGGTGATCCGCCGCTGAGCGCGGTCGGCGAGCGCGCCGTCCTCCGTGAGGTCGAGCAGGACGTACGAGTCCGCCCGCAGCGCGCCGAACAGCGTGCCGTCCGTGCTGGTCAGGGGGAGATCGGGGGCGCGGGTGCCGGTCACCGGGTGGGCCGTGGGGTCGGTGCTCGGGTAGGCGACGTCGAGCGCGGTCAGGCGGCCGGCCAGTACGTCGCTGAACTCCCGTGACGCGGGGACCATCCGGCTCAGCAGGTCCCGCAGGGCGAGCCCCTCGGGCGAGAAGGCGTGGAACAGGTAGGTCTGCGCGCGGCTGTGCTCCATCAACTGCTCGCCGACCGGGTAGCGGTCGGTGTGGTAGCTGTCCAGCAGCCCGTCCGGGGCCCAGCCGTCGATCGTCGCGGCCAGCTTCCAGCCGAGGTTGAAGGCGTCCTGGAAACCGACGTTCATGCCGACACCGCCGGTGGGGAAGTGCTGGTGGGCGGCGTCGCCCGCGAGGACGACGCGGCCACGCCGGTAGTGGGTGGCGAGCCGGGTGGCGTTGCCGTAGCGGGAGAGCCAGGACGGGTCGCGCATGCCGAAGTCGTCGCCGGCGATGTCGACGACCTTCTCCCGCAGTTCGTCCAGCGTGAAGTCGCCGGGCCACTCGGTGGTCACGCTGTCGGGGCTGGTGCCCGCGATCCGCCACCGGTTGTCGGGCAGCGGCACGACCATCAGCCCGCCGCGCTCGTTGAAGCGGTTGAAACCGGGCGCCGGCGGATTGTCGAAGAGGACGTCACCGAGCCAGCCGAGACAGGTCGAGGACGTGCCGGGGAACTCGATCCCGGCGACCTCGCGCACGGTGCTCCTGGTCCCGTCGCAGCCCGCGATGTACTCCGCCTCGATCTCGTACGGCCCCTCGGGCCCCTCCACCCGCACGGTCACCGAGTCCGCGTGCTCGGTGAAGCCGGCGACGCGGTGCCCGCGCCGGACGGTGGCGCCGAGCCCGCGGGCGTACTCCTCGAAGAGCGCCTCGGTGCGGGCCTGCGGGATGAAGAGGGTGTACGGGAACGGGGTGTCCAGGACGGAGAAGTCGAGCCGGTTGGACAGGTTGGCGAAGTGGCCCGTGGAGATCTTCAGGCTCTCGTCGAGGAAACGCTGGTGGATGCCCCGGGAGGCCAGCACCTCGACGCCGCGCGGGTGCACGGTGAGCGCCTTGGAGCGGTCGTCGATCTCGGTGCGGGTCTCCAGGACGGTGACGGAGATGTCGTTCAGCCGGAGTTCGGCGGCGAGCCAGAGGCCGACGGGGCCGCCTCCGGAGATGACCACCTGCTGCGATTCGATCCGCCGTGCCTGTCGTGCCTGCCCTGTTTCGACCTGTTGCGATGCCATGAGATCACCCATTTCTTGGTCGCTGACCTAGAGTCTTCGGGTGAAGTAAACTAGGTCAGTGACCAACAAGCAACAGAGCGACCGACTGGATCCGGCCACGGTGATCCGCGCAGGGCTGGACCTCCTGGACGAGAAGGGTCTGGACGCGGTGTCCACGCGCGCG from Streptomyces sp. NBC_01478 includes the following:
- a CDS encoding DEAD/DEAH box helicase, whose product is MRPTLAADQVRDSLSQYLATTYALADESTRRALENFLGDPEDGIFRGPYLRVRTPFRTADGTDWKRHLTWYPDLTPYRHQERVWERLSTLHGPARPTLVTTGTGSGKTESFLIPLLDHCYRARQAGREGVKAILLYPMNALATDQAHRIGERLGDPKDTRLRDAGVRAALYIGDTPSQEFKQANPMITVDRDEIRRTVPDILITNYKMLDLLLQRPEDRRLWQDPALAYVVLDEFHTYDGAQGTDVAMLLRRLGSVTGLAETGRPLGPVCPVATSATLGENGTGNGRVGMREVAEQVFGVPFPPDAVVGEDRRSTKDFTGESDFGLPFPSPEEVDALGDPTRDAGAMDDLVAGFTGLSGPSPEELGAVLRRHRLTAAVLEILDGTPKTLAEITEVLPRYAYHWGVAVQQRPRLAARALARYVALLSYARDPEHPGRPLLSVEIHHWVRSVSRVLRGIGVARAEFRWDDERVTARGGLAHKGPGPAARRSPYDGEEAALPLDAAGQGVVPADDSAPPPAEVFLPAVFCRECGRSGWAAYSPEVDPADLDLNATKIRRASVGRDKRRVRNMIAATPREVHQAAYGAGPERRRGGSTVMVLEGSGGRLRPLSPETDFTDAEGPEDADGPLRPRAPHNAAFVHADLAGERAAERDQCPACHTANSIRYLGTGLAALAAAAITQLFTGGELDRNLKENKTLLFNDSVQDAAHRAGYVASRSYTFSLRALLASRIDENEPITLNDLAADLIEDVVDSKAVQAAVIPPDLHPVRGVDTLLSGRSRGSRPTWELIAQRLAFATVMEFGLRSRQGRTLELTRTVAADVPLTDPDAAADLVRELLLTTPGEIAFADGSVPGPDQYVGFLRGLLERMRIRGAVRHAWLDPWLDQAGVRRWAIWGGRETGMPAFPRGVSAPAFLLGTPKQGSEDFDVLTGRLGWYQDWAVRSLGLRPDTAAAFLTRLLPALADLGVVSVRTALDGATRVYGLQPGHIQVRKLADDALPDATAHCPQCFWEQTVHPDLADQWHGRPCPRYRCDGILNIGRDLDSGLRQRDFTDDFYRRMYREAGVFTINTAEHTGALSRARRETVEKAFRDGIDVHYANPQVLSCTPTLELGIDIGDLSAVVLASLPKGPANYIQRVGRAGRATGNAYLLTMVDRGPRDRYYLEDPRLMIAGDVLPPGCYLSAAEILRRQYLAHLLDLAGAGRLTAPDGTPLRPLPARATELFGTSAWQAEFAEAALADGPQLVRNFLDLFPSYDETRGTGVDPQARAALVTYATDPGEDGLGGALQSARRRWEDRRAELQRRTEAIDRAHGLLVAGDPDHERQGRELRAERRDVARVARDIVRTTAHGALVDLGLLPNYSLIDSATELEATLTWTEKTADGRRENHNKTIPHRRPARLALTEFAPGNHYYAQGYKHRVTGLDIGSSGRPAWLWWRICPDCGHVRTHRAEQDASLCPRCRSAAIGDVGCLHKVLVPRRVTSRDERDDVRVRDDSDERERRHYTVVPAVDIDARDVEQAWKHQHATFGWEFTRQAHIRHINVGATRVEGGTDTAFAGREIRLNPFWVCDACGFADPDGGPAVHDAGDTSTTAKYHRPWCPRRRADAATARRGERVLLAHELRTDALRILIPAVTAYTQERLASFKALLLAGIARSYGGDPDHLAVVTDSMPDEGGEAAHRRHFLVLYDTLPGGTGYLHRLAGRDGLKGVLEDAREVVETCVCVTQGRTACHRCLLRHVTDSEYELVSREHALDMLGDLFGRTADGWSVGPVATTRDITLVHQVESELEALFRRGLLEWAEQVDDVSVRTALTADGTRDTTLRFTAPDGTVRGWRMETQTPLGFTRPDVVFRSTDDDRRVAVYLDGYRYHASPAHLTAEEDTAKRTRLRTEGWQVFQLTWDDVRAWTGQARPPADPAWKPYPNTAQKAAMDVHRRMHAGDTRDLPRLMWANPVDTLIGYLTDPDPGLWRRRTQSTLAGFAAVSATSRALTDGEDIARGIGEALHGRRLAGGHGAVQVMATRDTSGCPLTIVLDLRRGQTGAAWTALTVLDDDTETAAEDEAAHRRRWQAWLYWSNLLQFLDAGEGDGVQLTTGMLPGFDPAGLAVTGGAGWLTSQRRAHEAAAGGPVPETDRAGAAEQAPAAVRDPAWDEVIEFLVDDPGLPALARSLADRGLPAPEAGFELGAAAWPAELAWPAPRVGVVLAHRPDPVTARDIDAEQRDRVYREAGWQVRTATEWDADELARLVNGDAPRATNEHEENER